The Chloroflexota bacterium genome includes a region encoding these proteins:
- a CDS encoding glycosyltransferase, protein MRIALVAPLVTPISDRETPIGGAQAFVTDLARGLLGAGHEVTLLAADGSQVDGVHTPVLGIDSRRLTPARFDQGAVQRVRSDLDEQDRAFGIVRRWLDEAGSGIDVAHAHAYDAPVFRRLGGAQQAVCHTLHLPPLDPAVTAAARAAATDPHWPAHLVTVSEVTAAAWRAEGVPVPDVVPNGIDVESVPFQPAPGRYLLFAGRLVAEKGPDLAIQVAREIGLPLVLAGGQYDPSFAERAVLSQARTSLAWRPGDPLPAGATYVGTRPRAELFRLMAGAAALLLPVRWPEPFGLVASEAQAAGCPVVAYNLGGLGEVIADGRSGLVVPPGDHERFVQAVRQALTLDRTACRAWAVERFSLAAMATAYARVYQHALGGTPASR, encoded by the coding sequence GTGAGAATCGCGCTGGTTGCCCCGCTCGTCACGCCCATCTCGGACCGAGAGACCCCCATCGGCGGGGCGCAGGCGTTCGTGACGGACCTTGCCCGTGGGCTGCTGGGGGCCGGCCACGAGGTCACCCTGCTGGCAGCCGATGGCTCACAGGTGGACGGCGTCCACACACCCGTGCTCGGGATCGACAGTCGCCGCCTGACGCCGGCCCGGTTCGATCAGGGCGCCGTTCAGCGAGTGCGGTCCGACCTGGACGAGCAGGACCGCGCCTTCGGCATCGTGCGGCGGTGGCTGGACGAGGCCGGCAGCGGCATCGACGTGGCCCACGCCCACGCCTACGATGCCCCGGTGTTCAGGCGGCTGGGCGGGGCGCAGCAGGCCGTCTGCCACACGCTGCACCTGCCGCCGCTCGACCCGGCCGTGACGGCTGCTGCCCGGGCCGCCGCCACCGATCCCCACTGGCCAGCCCACCTCGTGACCGTCTCCGAAGTAACAGCGGCTGCGTGGCGTGCGGAGGGCGTGCCGGTCCCAGACGTCGTGCCGAACGGCATCGACGTGGAGTCGGTGCCATTTCAGCCCGCGCCCGGGCGCTACCTGCTCTTTGCGGGACGGCTGGTGGCGGAGAAGGGGCCGGACCTCGCGATCCAGGTGGCCCGGGAGATCGGGCTGCCGCTGGTGCTGGCGGGCGGCCAGTACGACCCGTCGTTCGCCGAGCGTGCGGTGCTGTCCCAGGCCCGGACCTCGCTCGCGTGGCGGCCCGGCGATCCGCTGCCCGCCGGTGCGACGTATGTCGGGACGCGCCCCCGCGCCGAGCTGTTCCGGTTGATGGCCGGCGCGGCGGCGTTGCTGCTGCCCGTCCGCTGGCCGGAGCCGTTCGGGCTGGTGGCCAGCGAGGCCCAGGCCGCCGGGTGCCCGGTCGTTGCGTACAATCTCGGCGGGTTGGGAGAGGTGATCGCCGACGGTCGAAGCGGGCTGGTGGTCCCGCCGGGGGATCATGAGCGCTTCGTCCAGGCGGTGCGGCAGGCATTGACACTGGACCGCACGGCATGCCGAGCGTGGGCTGTCGAGCGGTTCAGCCTGGCCGCGATGGCGACGGCGTATGCGCGCGTGTACCAACATGCGCTCGGCGGGACGCCTGCCAGCCGCTGA
- a CDS encoding SDR family oxidoreductase gives MTADPWRLAGKVAIVTGGGRGIGRATAELLAEAGAAVTTCARSEAELAEVAAQTAGITALAGDISDEAFVERLVGETVAAHGRLDILVNNAAMLGRAPFLELEPALWDTVLGVNLRGAYLCSRAAFRQMAAQQPAGGSIVSIASLSGVRGPEKFPGLAAYNVSKAGLLALSDILAVEGKPYDIRVNAVSPGAVETEMLRQAGHGLKALATPADVARTVVFLASDLSRPSTGANIEILSNA, from the coding sequence GTGACTGCCGATCCGTGGAGACTGGCCGGAAAGGTCGCCATCGTGACGGGCGGCGGGCGCGGCATCGGGCGGGCCACCGCCGAGCTGCTGGCCGAGGCTGGGGCCGCCGTCACCACCTGCGCCCGCTCCGAGGCTGAGCTGGCGGAGGTCGCCGCGCAGACAGCTGGGATCACGGCGCTGGCCGGCGACATCAGCGACGAGGCGTTCGTCGAACGGCTGGTCGGCGAGACGGTGGCGGCGCATGGGCGGCTGGACATCCTCGTCAACAACGCGGCGATGCTCGGTCGAGCGCCGTTCCTGGAGCTTGAGCCAGCCCTCTGGGATACGGTGTTGGGGGTCAACCTGCGCGGCGCATACCTCTGCTCGCGGGCGGCGTTCCGGCAGATGGCGGCGCAGCAGCCGGCGGGCGGCAGTATCGTCAGCATCGCCTCGCTGAGCGGGGTGCGCGGCCCGGAGAAGTTCCCCGGGCTGGCAGCGTACAACGTCTCGAAAGCCGGCCTGCTGGCGCTGTCTGATATCCTCGCCGTTGAAGGGAAGCCGTACGACATTCGCGTCAATGCGGTCTCGCCGGGGGCCGTCGAGACCGAGATGCTGCGGCAGGCCGGGCACGGCCTGAAGGCGCTCGCGACGCCGGCCGACGTTGCACGGACGGTCGTCTTCCTGGCGAGCGATCTGTCGCGGCCATCCACGGGAGCGAACATCGAGATTCTGTCGAACGCGTAG